The sequence TCTGCCATACAAACTGGTTTGACTATACCAACCGTAAAAACTCTACTGGATAGTTAGGATATCTCGTCTCTTACAGGCGGTGCAGAGCGATACCGTGTTCTTCCTCCGCGGCGTCTTCGATCTCCGCGACCCACTCCTGCGGGAGGCCGTCGCGCTGGTCGTCGAGGATGCGTAGCCACCGCTTCTTCACCTCATCGCCGAGCTCGTTGAGGTACTCGGGACCAACCGGTTCGTAGTCGGGCGGCTCCTCGTCGGGCATCACGGGCTCCGAAATCCCGAGTCCGTAGTACGCCATCGCACGGTGCATATACTGCTTCACCGTGCCTTTCGAGGAGTTCATCTTCTTCGCGATCCCGCCGTAACTGTAGCCCAACTCGCTCCACGCGACGGCCTCCGCTTCCGACCGGCGAAGTTCGGTTATACGGGCGAGGTAACTGGTCCGACGTGTTGTGAATCGGTCTTCATCCATATGCAGATGGGTGCCACGGCAGCGAGTAAAACCTTCGGAGAGCGCGGTGAAACTAATCCTCGTCGCCTCCGAGAAGAAGATTGTTCTGGCGTGTGATCCAAGTTGAATAACGAATCAGAAGCCGAGCTTGTCGGCGGCCCACTCCTCGCCAGCCTGTGACTGCATCTCTTCTCCGTTGTTGAAGTCCGTGTGCTCGTCGACGTAGTCGTTGAACTCATCGTCGGGGATGGCTTCTAAGTCTTCTTCAGAGTCGATGGTCCACGGACTCGACTCAAAGAACTCCTCGATCGTGCCGAAGTCAGTATGCCGCTGCATGAAATCAGGCGTGAAGAGTTCCTCCAGAGTCAACTCGTGCTCGCCGTCTAAATCTTCAGCGGCGTCCTGTAATTCTTCTAGATCGTCTTGGAGTTCGTCTAAGCCGTTGATCTCCATACCCCAACTATAGGATGAATACGTAAAAAGTTCTCGCAAATTTCCATATAGCGGGATATACTTTATAGAGGGCTATATTAGCCGTCTACCCTCTATAGAGCGCCTGAAACGTGTGAATTAGCTCTATTGGCTCTACTTTCGTTTAATCCAATAGCCGAAACCAGACTTATGGGGGTCGACGCTGTAGGGGAAGCACGGAAGATGGAACCAGAACCTGACGGGGCTAATCCCGGGGGTTACACCCTCGAAGACGCACTCCAACGACGCCTCACTACCATCGAGAGCGGCACCTACGCGAATAGCCTCGCGACGGCCGTCGCAGACTTCCGCGATCGCGTCGTCGGGCACACCGGGTTTCCGATGTATGATGTTGACGAGGATCAATGTCGCGAGTACGCGCACGCGCTCCACGAGGCCGTCCGTGAGGACGAGCTCGCCGCGTCGACGACCCGCACCTACTACGCGAACTTCCGGGCGTTCCTCTCCTGGTGCGTACGCGACGGCATCATCGACGCGAACCCGGCCGAGCGGAACCGGGCGACGGACCCACTCCCCAAGACCGAGGACGACGTTGACCGCCAGTTCTGGGATCCACTGGTTCGCCAACGGTTCCTGCGGTACATGGACGGGCAGGTCGACCGGACGCTCGACGATAAGACCGACCACGATCGACTCCAGATAATGCGGGACCGCGCCCTCGCGTACGTCATCGGACTCTCCGGAGTCCGCGGTGCGGAGATCCTCCGCGATCCAGACGACGAGCGACGCGAGGGCCTGCGGTGGTCTGATGTCGACCTTGACCGCGGGATACTGGAGGTCCTTGGAAAGAGCCGGGAGCGAGAGACGGCCCAACTCCCGACGCCCGCGGCCGAACGCCTCGAACGGTACCGCGACCAGCTCGAGCCGGAGGATGACTGGCCGGTGTTCCCGACGCTCCACCCCAGCACGCTCGCCCAGCAGTTGGACGT is a genomic window of Halostella limicola containing:
- a CDS encoding sigma factor-like helix-turn-helix DNA-binding protein, which encodes MDEDRFTTRRTSYLARITELRRSEAEAVAWSELGYSYGGIAKKMNSSKGTVKQYMHRAMAYYGLGISEPVMPDEEPPDYEPVGPEYLNELGDEVKKRWLRILDDQRDGLPQEWVAEIEDAAEEEHGIALHRL
- a CDS encoding tyrosine-type recombinase/integrase, coding for MEPEPDGANPGGYTLEDALQRRLTTIESGTYANSLATAVADFRDRVVGHTGFPMYDVDEDQCREYAHALHEAVREDELAASTTRTYYANFRAFLSWCVRDGIIDANPAERNRATDPLPKTEDDVDRQFWDPLVRQRFLRYMDGQVDRTLDDKTDHDRLQIMRDRALAYVIGLSGVRGAEILRDPDDERREGLRWSDVDLDRGILEVLGKSRERETAQLPTPAAERLERYRDQLEPEDDWPVFPTLHPSTLAQQLDVPGEDDRVDEARERGLSLPAMSIQAGRKAVRKHSEAAGLPPGDDEYLKLHGARRGLGDELYREKAELAQEVLRHKSVETTHKAYSDERTAQIREDVEDVLGLD